A genomic segment from Cryptosporangium phraense encodes:
- a CDS encoding helix-turn-helix transcriptional regulator, which translates to MDLSRSFVGRGPELALLSDAWAATAGGDPRIVGVTGAPGTGKTRLVEEFLNGLSGVTTLWLAADENEVDLQWEILRLTVGRLPGSATAESIRSVDPHANPVFIGDALAGDLSRAAPLVLVVDDAHWADRASIEAIRYAARRLHSAPVMVVVVHHPPGAVRRIPDGQPNPGLPDGWRRMIESDRGVALEIEGLVPDELMQLAAVHGRPGLSPAAAARLWELTDGNPLHVRHLLPQLSMRTLAADSSPLPAPYSIAGTIASHLATCRAATRDLVSAAAVLGERFRLSDAAAVASLDGAALTGATTEALAAGLIVEVPGAGGREFEFADRLTRSSLYHDRALAQRQELHRRAALLGGPDALAHRLTAAAGGIDAELADEAEQAARERWRSGDLSAAAAMYRHALELTPRGPARAARVLTTVEALLVAGDAAGAKDYESDVAATGEGPWTDYVEGYQLLLGGRIPEASELLRRSLTALRAGDSPDHPADLRPRVAAQLAIIGILTLNYAEMAEYGIEAIEAPWTEPWVAAYTRFARAIGLALSGQAEDAAAALTDADTPGAAGALDALCARGMIALWTDRLAEADRDLRQAVARATAGEALRIGQALGFLSEVEYRRGELADSVLHAELSLGDAEENLRVWEYAILHALACYPRAARGEWAAADGHVRAAAHWAGLIGAGSGLAYAAGGLAAIAQAKGDASALLAAASDIEQHYDSQEPGTHLFGPLRADALAQLGRPAEARASLAAFRAGLARPDRRSVQLSIARVEAQIALAENRLKDALRHAGDALGLATEIGLPLEGARINLLTGQILATLERRAPAAAALRTALLQARALGATAYAEQAVDAARTLGLSIETPEAVFAGLTATELSIAKLIGRNRTNKEIATELSLSVKTVEGHLTSIYRKLGVGDRIELRHLASRSSS; encoded by the coding sequence ATGGACTTGAGCCGCTCCTTCGTCGGACGAGGTCCGGAGTTGGCGCTGCTCTCCGACGCCTGGGCCGCGACGGCCGGCGGCGATCCGCGGATCGTCGGCGTCACCGGCGCGCCGGGCACCGGAAAGACCCGTCTCGTCGAGGAGTTCCTCAACGGCCTGTCCGGCGTCACCACGCTGTGGCTGGCGGCCGACGAGAACGAGGTCGACCTGCAGTGGGAGATCCTGCGGCTGACCGTCGGCCGGTTACCGGGGTCCGCGACCGCGGAGTCGATCCGCTCGGTCGACCCGCACGCGAACCCGGTGTTCATCGGCGACGCGCTGGCCGGTGACCTGTCCCGGGCGGCTCCGCTGGTGCTCGTCGTCGACGACGCCCACTGGGCTGACCGGGCGTCGATCGAGGCGATCCGCTACGCGGCCCGCCGGTTGCACTCGGCCCCGGTGATGGTCGTCGTCGTCCACCATCCGCCGGGCGCCGTCCGGCGCATCCCCGACGGTCAGCCCAACCCCGGCCTGCCCGACGGCTGGCGCCGGATGATCGAGTCCGACCGCGGGGTCGCCCTCGAGATCGAGGGCCTGGTCCCGGACGAGCTGATGCAGCTCGCCGCGGTCCACGGCCGGCCCGGGCTCTCGCCCGCCGCCGCCGCGCGGCTCTGGGAGCTCACCGACGGCAACCCGCTGCACGTCCGTCACCTCCTCCCGCAGCTCTCCATGCGGACGCTGGCCGCGGACTCGAGCCCGCTGCCCGCGCCGTACTCGATCGCCGGCACGATCGCGTCCCACCTGGCCACCTGCCGGGCGGCGACCCGCGACCTGGTGTCGGCGGCCGCCGTCCTCGGCGAGCGGTTCCGGCTGTCGGACGCGGCCGCGGTCGCGTCGCTCGACGGGGCCGCGCTGACCGGCGCGACCACCGAGGCGCTGGCCGCCGGGCTGATCGTCGAGGTGCCGGGTGCCGGTGGCCGCGAGTTCGAGTTCGCCGACCGGCTGACCCGGTCGTCGCTCTACCACGACCGGGCGCTCGCCCAGCGGCAGGAGCTGCACCGCCGGGCCGCGCTGCTCGGCGGCCCGGACGCGCTCGCCCACCGGCTCACCGCGGCCGCCGGGGGCATCGACGCCGAGCTCGCCGACGAGGCCGAGCAGGCCGCCCGCGAGCGCTGGCGGTCGGGCGACCTGAGCGCGGCCGCGGCCATGTACCGGCACGCGCTGGAGCTCACCCCGCGTGGCCCGGCCCGCGCCGCCCGGGTGCTGACCACGGTCGAGGCGCTGCTGGTCGCGGGCGACGCGGCCGGCGCGAAAGACTACGAGAGCGACGTCGCGGCCACCGGCGAAGGGCCGTGGACCGACTACGTCGAGGGATACCAGCTGCTGCTCGGCGGCCGGATCCCGGAGGCGTCGGAGCTGCTCCGGAGGTCGCTCACCGCCCTCCGGGCCGGGGATTCCCCCGATCACCCCGCCGACCTGCGCCCCCGGGTGGCCGCGCAGCTCGCGATCATCGGCATCCTCACGCTGAACTACGCCGAGATGGCCGAGTACGGCATCGAGGCGATCGAGGCGCCCTGGACCGAGCCCTGGGTCGCCGCGTACACCCGGTTCGCGCGGGCGATCGGGCTGGCCCTCTCCGGCCAGGCCGAGGACGCCGCCGCCGCGCTCACCGACGCCGACACCCCCGGCGCGGCCGGCGCGCTCGACGCGCTCTGCGCCCGCGGGATGATCGCGCTCTGGACCGACCGGCTCGCCGAGGCCGACCGCGACCTGCGCCAGGCGGTCGCCAGGGCCACCGCCGGGGAGGCGCTGCGCATCGGGCAGGCCCTCGGGTTCCTGTCCGAGGTCGAGTACCGGCGCGGCGAGCTCGCCGACTCGGTGCTGCACGCCGAGCTGTCGCTCGGGGACGCCGAGGAGAACCTACGGGTCTGGGAGTACGCGATCCTGCACGCGCTGGCCTGCTACCCCCGGGCGGCTCGGGGGGAGTGGGCGGCGGCCGACGGGCACGTGCGGGCGGCGGCGCACTGGGCCGGTCTGATCGGGGCGGGCTCCGGCCTGGCCTACGCGGCCGGCGGCCTGGCCGCCATCGCCCAGGCCAAAGGAGACGCCTCGGCGCTGCTCGCGGCCGCGTCCGACATCGAGCAGCACTACGACTCGCAGGAGCCCGGCACGCACCTGTTCGGGCCGCTGCGCGCCGACGCGCTGGCCCAGCTCGGGCGTCCGGCCGAGGCCCGGGCGTCGCTGGCCGCGTTCCGGGCCGGGCTGGCCCGGCCCGATCGCCGGTCGGTCCAGCTGAGCATCGCCCGGGTCGAGGCCCAGATCGCGCTGGCCGAGAACCGCCTGAAGGACGCGCTGCGGCACGCCGGCGACGCGCTCGGGCTGGCCACCGAGATCGGGCTCCCGCTCGAGGGGGCCCGGATCAACCTGCTGACCGGTCAGATCCTGGCGACGCTGGAGCGCCGCGCGCCCGCGGCGGCCGCGTTACGCACCGCGCTGCTCCAGGCCCGCGCCCTCGGGGCGACGGCCTACGCCGAGCAGGCGGTGGACGCCGCCCGCACCCTGGGCCTGTCGATCGAGACCCCGGAAGCCGTGTTCGCCGGGCTGACCGCGACCGAGCTGAGCATCGCCAAGCTGATCGGACGCAACCGCACCAACAAGGAGATCGCGACCGAGCTCTCGCTGAGCGTCAAAACGGTCGAGGGGCACCTGACGAGCATCTATCGCAAGCTCGGCGTGGGTGACCGGATCGAGCTGCGCCATCTCGCCAGCCGCTCGTCGAGCTGA
- a CDS encoding FAD/NAD(P)-binding protein: protein MHRVVLVGAGSRGTDLLERLTASGSPLQIDVVDPRPGPLPDAVRVHRTTAVDLVDTAGGPDGPQSVALASGCPLDADVVLLAQGRPGTRPTPEQWARADFADWHGLRYRRPREGDAIDLTDVPAGVDVLLRDAGALTGDLIAPLTLGRGGHYSYGEYRPSGGEPRIHLLPSGRPEWTLSLGPAWAERRAALIRAGVAIPHPAGEPVRPDAARAAFVLGPVASRTLIEPDTADGPLRASADPLLRTLAERGELAGWSGTGALLDRHGRAHPRRFAFGRLTGVTAPALDVVLGAVPAAVPA, encoded by the coding sequence ATGCACCGGGTGGTTCTGGTCGGCGCGGGCTCCCGCGGAACCGACCTGCTCGAGCGGCTGACCGCGTCCGGGTCACCCCTGCAGATCGACGTCGTCGATCCTCGTCCGGGGCCGTTGCCGGACGCCGTCCGGGTGCACCGCACCACGGCGGTCGACCTCGTCGACACAGCCGGGGGGCCGGACGGTCCGCAGTCGGTGGCGCTGGCGTCCGGGTGCCCGCTCGACGCCGACGTCGTGCTGCTCGCCCAGGGCCGGCCCGGCACCCGGCCGACGCCCGAGCAGTGGGCCCGGGCCGACTTCGCCGACTGGCACGGACTCCGCTACCGCCGTCCGCGCGAGGGTGACGCGATCGACCTCACCGACGTCCCAGCCGGGGTCGACGTCCTGCTGCGGGACGCCGGCGCGCTCACCGGGGACCTGATCGCCCCGCTGACGCTCGGGCGCGGGGGCCACTACTCGTACGGCGAGTACCGCCCCAGCGGCGGCGAGCCGCGCATCCACCTGCTCCCATCGGGCCGTCCGGAGTGGACTCTTTCGCTGGGCCCGGCCTGGGCCGAACGGCGGGCCGCGCTGATCCGGGCCGGCGTCGCGATCCCGCACCCGGCCGGCGAGCCCGTCCGCCCGGACGCGGCCCGGGCCGCGTTCGTCCTCGGCCCGGTCGCCTCGCGGACGCTGATCGAGCCCGACACCGCCGACGGCCCGCTCCGGGCCAGCGCCGACCCGCTGCTGCGCACGCTGGCCGAGCGGGGTGAGCTGGCCGGCTGGAGCGGCACCGGCGCGCTGCTCGACCGGCACGGCCGGGCCCATCCGCGGCGGTTCGCGTTCGGCCGGCTGACCGGGGTCACGGCTCCGGCGCTCGACGTCGTGCTCGGCGCGGTACCCGCTGCCGTACCGGCCTGA
- a CDS encoding LLM class flavin-dependent oxidoreductase, with amino-acid sequence MPAPLKLGVRLPVGRTGRPQLTPSVHRDAAVAQARRLTALADILGFDYVFSGGDAGLSSETTLALLGAARRLTVVAPISVTAWHPALLARFGAVAARLSGGRFAVDLRSSPHPDDHRVEEFARIVRELWAGNVVDATGRHFTARGLRPSVRPEVPPEIVVSGGWRAAQPLAARSGDWFLPRELDAEEQVTALASTGRRVGLATELHVERLDAESLAETLTGYSRAGVGLVVLDLPDPEAGLPFVAREVVPLVRGVRGAVAV; translated from the coding sequence ATGCCCGCACCACTGAAGCTCGGCGTGCGCCTGCCGGTCGGCCGCACCGGCCGCCCTCAGCTCACTCCGTCCGTCCACCGCGACGCCGCGGTCGCGCAGGCCCGGCGGCTGACCGCGCTCGCCGACATCCTGGGGTTCGACTACGTGTTCAGCGGCGGCGACGCCGGCCTGTCCAGCGAGACGACGCTCGCGCTGCTCGGCGCGGCCCGGCGGCTCACGGTCGTCGCCCCGATCTCGGTCACCGCCTGGCACCCGGCGCTGCTGGCCCGGTTCGGGGCGGTGGCGGCCCGGCTCTCCGGCGGCCGGTTCGCCGTCGACCTGCGCAGCAGCCCGCACCCCGACGACCACCGGGTCGAGGAGTTCGCGCGGATCGTCCGGGAGCTCTGGGCCGGGAACGTCGTCGACGCCACCGGGCGGCACTTCACGGCCCGCGGGCTGCGGCCGAGCGTCCGGCCCGAGGTACCGCCGGAGATCGTCGTCTCCGGCGGCTGGCGGGCCGCCCAGCCGCTCGCCGCCCGCAGCGGCGACTGGTTCCTGCCCCGCGAGCTCGACGCCGAGGAGCAGGTCACCGCTCTTGCGTCGACCGGCCGACGGGTGGGGCTGGCCACCGAGTTGCACGTCGAGCGGCTGGACGCCGAGAGCCTGGCCGAGACGCTGACCGGCTACTCGCGGGCCGGCGTCGGGCTGGTCGTGCTCGACCTGCCCGACCCGGAGGCCGGCCTGCCGTTCGTCGCCCGCGAAGTCGTCCCGCTCGTGCGGGGAGTGCGTGGCGCGGTCGCCGTCTGA
- the nagA gene encoding N-acetylglucosamine-6-phosphate deacetylase gives MTLLTNARVVTPSGVLDPGWVRVDGTSIAEIGSGEASGVDLGGAWVLPGFIDLHVHGGGGHDFTASADDLAAGVAFHASRGTTRTLISLVTAPLDALETQLSWVADAVKTLPGVVGAHLEGPFLASARCGAQNPAHLLDPTPAALDRLLDAGRGCVRVVTVAPERPGGPAAIEQLVAAGVIAAVGHTDADYATTLSAFERGASLVTHAFNGMRGLHHREPGPVPAALDAGVARELINDGVHVHPAAARLLLRGPDEVVLVTDAIDATGVGDGTYVLGGQDVVVSDGQARLASNGSLAGSTLTMDVAVRRAVVDVGMSVVDASVAASGTPARLLGLADRCGAIAPGLDADLVVLDESLRLTRVMRQGAWLS, from the coding sequence ATGACGCTGCTGACGAACGCCCGGGTGGTCACACCGTCCGGGGTGCTGGATCCGGGCTGGGTCCGGGTCGACGGAACCTCGATCGCCGAGATCGGCTCCGGGGAGGCGTCCGGCGTCGATCTCGGCGGGGCCTGGGTGCTGCCCGGATTCATCGACCTGCACGTGCACGGCGGCGGCGGGCACGACTTCACCGCGTCGGCCGACGACCTGGCCGCGGGCGTGGCGTTCCATGCCTCCCGGGGCACCACCCGGACGCTGATCTCGCTGGTCACCGCCCCGCTGGACGCGCTCGAGACGCAGCTGTCCTGGGTCGCCGACGCGGTCAAGACGCTGCCCGGCGTGGTCGGTGCCCACCTGGAGGGGCCGTTCCTGGCCTCGGCCCGCTGCGGCGCCCAGAACCCGGCCCACCTCCTCGACCCGACCCCGGCGGCGCTGGACCGGCTGCTGGACGCCGGCCGCGGGTGCGTCCGGGTGGTCACGGTGGCGCCCGAGCGGCCCGGCGGCCCGGCGGCGATCGAGCAGCTGGTCGCGGCGGGCGTGATCGCCGCGGTGGGGCACACCGACGCCGACTACGCGACGACGCTGTCGGCGTTCGAGCGGGGGGCGTCGCTGGTCACGCACGCGTTCAACGGCATGCGCGGGCTGCACCACCGCGAACCGGGCCCGGTCCCGGCGGCGCTGGACGCGGGCGTGGCCCGGGAGCTGATCAACGACGGCGTGCACGTCCACCCGGCCGCGGCCCGGCTGCTGCTGCGCGGGCCGGACGAGGTCGTGCTGGTCACCGACGCGATCGACGCGACCGGCGTCGGTGACGGTACCTACGTGCTCGGTGGCCAGGACGTCGTGGTCAGCGACGGGCAGGCCCGGCTGGCGTCCAACGGGTCGCTGGCCGGTAGCACGCTGACGATGGACGTGGCGGTGCGGCGCGCGGTCGTCGACGTCGGGATGTCGGTGGTCGACGCCTCGGTCGCCGCGTCCGGCACCCCGGCCCGCCTGCTCGGGCTGGCCGACCGGTGCGGGGCGATCGCGCCCGGCCTGGACGCCGACCTCGTCGTGCTGGACGAGTCGCTGAGGCTCACCCGGGTGATGCGCCAGGGCGCCTGGCTCAGCTGA
- a CDS encoding N-acetylmuramic acid 6-phosphate etherase produces MTTEVPLDQLSAVAAVERLLDAETRVVPAVRTASGAIADAAELIAARMGDGGTLTLIGAGTSGRLAVLQAAELPGTFGLPVDRVVARTAGGGPGGLTGTDGDEDDLDAGRRDLLETGFDTGDILVAVAASGRTPYTLAAARLAAELGGAVVSVTTQVGSPLADLADVAVEIPVGPEALRGSTRLTAGTTTKLALDAMTTVAMVQLGRVHGDLMIDVVPANAKLRARSAGLVAEIVGCPDGHALEALDACDGNARAAVLVLTRGLEPGEAASIAAEHRTLRSALAAAR; encoded by the coding sequence ATGACCACTGAGGTGCCCCTCGACCAACTCTCCGCGGTCGCGGCCGTCGAGCGCCTGCTCGACGCCGAGACGCGGGTGGTCCCCGCCGTTCGCACGGCGTCGGGGGCCATTGCCGACGCCGCTGAGCTGATCGCCGCCCGGATGGGCGACGGCGGCACGCTGACGCTGATCGGCGCCGGCACGTCGGGCCGGCTGGCCGTGCTCCAGGCGGCCGAGCTGCCGGGCACGTTCGGGCTGCCGGTCGACCGGGTCGTCGCCCGCACCGCCGGCGGTGGCCCGGGCGGCCTGACCGGCACCGACGGCGACGAGGACGACCTCGACGCGGGCCGGCGCGACCTCCTCGAAACCGGCTTTGACACCGGTGACATCCTCGTCGCGGTCGCGGCCAGCGGCCGGACGCCGTACACGCTGGCGGCCGCCCGGCTGGCGGCCGAACTCGGCGGCGCGGTCGTGTCGGTGACCACTCAGGTGGGCTCGCCGCTGGCCGATCTCGCCGACGTGGCGGTCGAGATCCCGGTCGGTCCGGAGGCGCTGCGCGGCTCCACCCGGCTGACCGCGGGCACCACGACGAAACTCGCGCTCGACGCGATGACCACGGTCGCGATGGTGCAGCTCGGACGGGTGCACGGCGACCTGATGATCGACGTGGTGCCCGCGAACGCGAAGCTCCGGGCGCGCAGTGCCGGGCTGGTGGCCGAGATCGTCGGCTGCCCGGACGGGCACGCGCTCGAGGCCCTGGACGCTTGCGACGGCAACGCGCGGGCCGCGGTGCTCGTGCTGACCCGCGGCCTGGAGCCGGGCGAGGCCGCGTCGATCGCGGCCGAGCACCGGACGCTCCGTTCGGCCCTGGCGGCGGCCCGATGA
- a CDS encoding SIS domain-containing protein has protein sequence MTYVMNAAPGALMSAEISEQPTVLSGLLSAADGISSASSAILERSPRFVMLAARGTSDHAALYAKYLVETRLGLPAGLASPSSMTLYGSRPDLRDVLFLGVSQSGASPDLVDSMTVAGECGATTVAVTNNPSSALAAAAEFHVDVRAGAEQAVAATKTYTAELLALYLLLGGSSADALPDAAAATLASGDVARAAARYRFAERLVTTGRGFGYPTAREAALKLMETSYLSAQAFSTADLLHGPLAMIDSGVPVIAVATPDAGGAAVAPVVSQLRSSGADVLVVGEDLPVVRDGVPPELSPVLDILPLQRLAWQVAIDRGENPDRPRGLSKVTETR, from the coding sequence ATGACGTACGTGATGAATGCCGCGCCTGGTGCGCTCATGTCCGCGGAGATCTCCGAGCAGCCGACGGTCCTGTCGGGGCTGTTGTCGGCCGCGGACGGGATCTCGTCGGCCAGTTCGGCGATCCTGGAACGCTCGCCTCGGTTCGTGATGCTGGCCGCCCGCGGCACCAGCGACCACGCCGCGCTGTACGCGAAGTACCTGGTCGAGACCCGGCTCGGGCTGCCCGCCGGGCTGGCGTCCCCGTCGTCGATGACGCTCTACGGCAGCCGTCCCGACCTGCGTGACGTGCTGTTCCTGGGCGTGAGCCAGTCGGGCGCGTCGCCGGACCTGGTCGACTCGATGACGGTCGCGGGGGAGTGCGGGGCCACGACGGTCGCGGTCACGAACAACCCGTCCTCGGCCCTGGCCGCGGCGGCCGAGTTCCACGTCGACGTGCGGGCCGGAGCCGAGCAGGCGGTGGCCGCGACCAAGACCTACACGGCCGAGCTGCTGGCGCTCTACCTGCTGCTCGGCGGGTCGTCGGCGGACGCGCTCCCGGACGCCGCGGCGGCCACGCTGGCGTCCGGCGACGTCGCTCGCGCCGCGGCCCGGTACCGGTTCGCCGAGCGGCTGGTCACCACCGGCCGCGGCTTCGGCTACCCGACCGCCCGCGAGGCCGCGCTCAAGCTGATGGAGACCAGCTACCTCTCGGCCCAGGCGTTCTCCACCGCCGACCTGCTGCACGGCCCGCTGGCGATGATCGACTCCGGGGTCCCGGTGATCGCGGTGGCGACGCCGGACGCGGGCGGGGCCGCGGTGGCGCCGGTCGTGTCCCAGCTCCGGTCGTCGGGCGCCGACGTGCTGGTGGTCGGGGAAGACCTGCCGGTCGTCCGCGACGGCGTGCCCCCGGAGCTCTCCCCGGTGCTCGACATCCTGCCGCTGCAACGTCTCGCCTGGCAGGTCGCGATCGACCGCGGCGAGAACCCGGACCGCCCCCGCGGCCTGTCGAAAGTGACCGAGACCCGATGA
- a CDS encoding carbohydrate ABC transporter permease: MRLVRRAWPNALAVVVILFFAFPAYWMLRTAFLPTLDIQSDPPVVFPTHPTLDHFGTALSRPFFWTYVRNSLLVTLSAVALSTAVALLASVAVARFRFRGRKAYLVLILAVQLAPFEALFIPYFLVFRQFDLLNRLPALVMVYFVSILPFTIWTLRGFVAAVPVELEEAALVDGCTRWQAFRRVVLPLLGPGLVATSIFGFITAWNEYLYAFVFMRDPQHYTLPVWLATFRTAFGDDWGGAMAGSVLFTLPVLIFFLFVQRRMVGGLTAGAVKG, translated from the coding sequence ATGAGGCTCGTACGCCGGGCGTGGCCCAACGCGCTCGCGGTGGTCGTGATCCTGTTCTTCGCGTTCCCCGCGTACTGGATGCTGCGGACCGCGTTCCTGCCGACGCTCGACATCCAGAGCGACCCGCCGGTGGTCTTCCCGACCCATCCGACGCTCGACCACTTCGGCACCGCGCTCTCCCGGCCGTTCTTCTGGACCTACGTCCGGAACAGCCTGCTGGTGACGCTGAGCGCGGTGGCGCTCTCGACCGCGGTCGCGCTGCTGGCGTCGGTGGCGGTGGCCCGGTTCCGGTTCCGGGGGCGCAAGGCCTACCTGGTGCTGATCCTGGCCGTGCAGCTGGCGCCGTTCGAGGCCCTGTTCATCCCGTACTTCCTGGTGTTCCGGCAGTTCGACCTGCTCAACCGGCTCCCGGCGCTAGTGATGGTGTACTTCGTCTCGATCCTGCCGTTCACGATCTGGACGCTGCGCGGGTTCGTCGCCGCGGTGCCGGTGGAGCTCGAGGAGGCCGCGCTGGTCGACGGGTGCACCCGCTGGCAGGCGTTCCGCCGGGTGGTGCTGCCGCTGCTCGGCCCGGGCCTGGTCGCGACGTCGATCTTCGGGTTCATCACCGCGTGGAACGAGTATCTCTACGCGTTCGTGTTCATGCGCGATCCTCAGCACTACACGCTGCCGGTCTGGCTGGCCACGTTCCGCACCGCGTTCGGCGACGACTGGGGCGGCGCGATGGCCGGGTCGGTGCTGTTCACGCTGCCGGTCCTGATTTTCTTCCTTTTCGTCCAGCGCCGGATGGTCGGCGGGCTCACCGCAGGTGCGGTGAAAGGATGA
- a CDS encoding carbohydrate ABC transporter permease — MTVPTVTRPAPELSPEPAPRPPGRGRREPLPYVLLIPSLVALAALFVYPVFLLFRMSFQQLGFGELVRRATVYTGFDNYTSLLGDPEFWHVVVRTVAFTAVCVGLTMALGTGIGLLLVRLGRKMTIAVSISLVLAWAIPIVTATTLWQWMFDSTYGVVNFVLGTPGHDWFASGVSTFAVIVIIIVWQAVPFVAFTVQAGVLTIPEEYYEAARMDGASGFRAFRAVTVPILRPILTVLAFLSTIWDFKVFTQVFAVRQGGPDGSTVTLPVYLYNQGIASSQYGLAAAGAVLMVALLAIAMVLYLRHMLRTELDE, encoded by the coding sequence ATGACCGTGCCGACAGTGACTCGGCCGGCCCCGGAGCTCTCGCCGGAGCCGGCTCCCCGGCCGCCGGGGAGGGGGCGGCGGGAGCCGCTGCCCTACGTCCTGCTGATCCCGAGCCTGGTCGCGCTGGCCGCGCTGTTCGTCTACCCGGTGTTCCTGCTGTTCCGGATGTCGTTCCAGCAGCTCGGCTTCGGTGAGCTGGTCCGCCGGGCGACGGTCTACACCGGCTTCGACAACTACACGTCGCTGCTCGGCGATCCCGAGTTCTGGCACGTGGTCGTGCGGACGGTCGCGTTCACCGCGGTCTGCGTCGGGCTCACGATGGCGCTCGGCACCGGCATCGGCCTGCTGCTGGTGCGGCTGGGCCGGAAGATGACGATCGCGGTCTCGATCTCGCTGGTGCTGGCCTGGGCGATCCCGATCGTCACCGCGACGACGCTCTGGCAGTGGATGTTCGACTCGACCTACGGTGTCGTGAACTTCGTGCTCGGCACGCCGGGCCACGACTGGTTCGCGTCCGGCGTCTCGACGTTCGCGGTCATCGTCATCATCATCGTCTGGCAGGCGGTGCCGTTCGTCGCGTTCACCGTGCAGGCCGGGGTGCTGACGATCCCCGAGGAGTACTACGAGGCCGCGCGGATGGACGGCGCCAGCGGGTTCCGGGCGTTCCGCGCGGTGACCGTGCCGATCCTCCGGCCGATCCTGACCGTGCTCGCGTTCCTCTCGACGATCTGGGACTTCAAGGTCTTCACCCAGGTCTTCGCGGTCCGCCAGGGCGGGCCCGACGGGTCGACGGTCACGCTGCCGGTCTACCTCTACAACCAGGGCATCGCGTCGAGCCAGTACGGCCTGGCCGCGGCCGGCGCGGTCCTGATGGTCGCGCTGCTCGCGATCGCGATGGTGCTGTACCTGCGACACATGCTGCGGACGGAGTTGGACGAATGA
- a CDS encoding extracellular solute-binding protein, which translates to MGVRRTLTVGIAALVTASLALAGCSSSDDSGSGDGGSKKLTVWLMTGSAPDTLVDEINTDFTKSHSGWTVDYQVQQWDGIQDKLKTSLAGNNPPDIVELGNTQAPLFVDSNALADLSGKKNDLNGGNWLDGLAATGEKDGKTYATPFYAANRIVVYRKSMFAKAGITAPPKTIDEFIAAGQKLKTSYASDKQFQALYLPGQSWYTLLSWVWANGGDVAKDEGGKWTGTLDSPEAQKGFEDYAKVYKALSKAPVDQDEANPQQSTVFAKGHVAMFIGLPWEIGTATAPDGGDPKLKDDIGTFEIPGPTGPAPVFLGGSNLAVAAGSKNVDAATDWLKLMLSDKYQKELAANGVVPALTNLGDTIYGDNEAAKVMAAAATNGGKVTPVTPAWAAVEAGTNPIKNAMTKVLRGTDVATASKEASTSITETMGKAS; encoded by the coding sequence GTGGGCGTTCGCCGAACGTTGACCGTGGGGATCGCGGCGCTGGTCACCGCGTCCCTGGCGTTAGCGGGCTGTAGCAGCAGCGACGACAGTGGCAGCGGGGACGGCGGGTCGAAGAAGCTCACCGTCTGGCTGATGACCGGCTCGGCGCCGGACACGCTGGTCGACGAGATCAACACCGACTTCACCAAGTCGCACTCCGGCTGGACGGTCGACTATCAGGTCCAGCAGTGGGACGGCATCCAGGACAAGCTCAAGACGTCGCTGGCCGGCAACAACCCGCCCGACATCGTGGAGCTCGGCAACACCCAGGCCCCGCTGTTCGTCGACTCGAACGCGCTGGCCGACCTCTCGGGCAAGAAGAACGACCTGAACGGCGGCAACTGGCTCGACGGCCTGGCCGCCACCGGCGAGAAGGACGGCAAGACCTACGCGACGCCGTTCTACGCGGCGAACCGCATCGTGGTCTACCGCAAGAGCATGTTCGCCAAGGCCGGCATCACGGCCCCGCCGAAGACCATCGACGAGTTCATCGCCGCCGGTCAGAAACTGAAGACCTCGTACGCCTCGGACAAGCAGTTCCAGGCGCTCTACCTGCCCGGTCAGTCCTGGTACACGCTGCTGTCGTGGGTCTGGGCGAACGGCGGGGACGTCGCCAAGGACGAGGGCGGCAAGTGGACCGGCACGCTCGACAGCCCCGAGGCGCAGAAGGGCTTCGAGGACTACGCGAAGGTCTACAAGGCGCTCTCGAAGGCCCCGGTCGACCAGGACGAGGCCAACCCGCAGCAGTCCACGGTGTTCGCCAAGGGCCACGTGGCGATGTTCATCGGCCTGCCCTGGGAGATCGGCACCGCGACCGCCCCCGACGGCGGTGACCCCAAGCTGAAGGACGACATCGGCACGTTCGAGATCCCCGGCCCGACCGGCCCGGCCCCGGTGTTCCTCGGTGGTTCGAACCTCGCGGTGGCGGCGGGCAGCAAGAACGTCGACGCGGCGACCGACTGGCTGAAGCTGATGCTCAGCGACAAGTACCAGAAGGAGCTGGCCGCGAACGGCGTCGTCCCGGCGCTGACCAACCTCGGCGACACGATCTACGGCGACAACGAGGCGGCCAAGGTCATGGCCGCGGCGGCGACCAACGGCGGCAAGGTCACCCCGGTCACCCCGGCCTGGGCCGCGGTGGAAGCCGGTACCAACCCGATCAAGAACGCGATGACCAAGGTGCTCCGCGGCACCGACGTGGCCACCGCGTCCAAGGAAGCCAGCACGTCGATCACGGAAACCATGGGTAAGGCGAGTTGA